In Vibrio sp. JC009, a single window of DNA contains:
- a CDS encoding LacI family DNA-binding transcriptional regulator translates to MVTITDVSRLANVSKATVSRVMSGSRGVKAESREAVLRAAEELNYRPSAAAQNLANQSSDYIGVILSSTDAGQVSTYLPLLAKALKQKGKHMLVHFADTVQERARLIEELNGRHCEAIIALGGELPESVDDKVIAIDTRVSSHHRAIGYDYHFACESACRYLSSQGHTSIAIVLDDRGIASQQVLEGYKTSLQNMAIPINRQLIVEAEGDAEQAMLTLLNSYHPFTALIVMRDSQAAIAMKLLKDFNLATPQEVSIMSLENSSLASQLTPALTCISYPSEKLVEAAIAQLDESVGSKPVSEQPLIAGKLVARESVVNRR, encoded by the coding sequence ATGGTCACCATTACAGATGTTTCTCGCCTTGCCAATGTTTCCAAAGCAACGGTTTCCCGCGTGATGAGCGGCAGTCGTGGTGTAAAAGCAGAAAGCCGGGAAGCGGTGTTAAGAGCGGCCGAAGAGTTAAATTACCGCCCGAGTGCAGCGGCTCAGAATCTGGCGAACCAGAGCTCTGACTATATCGGGGTGATTCTTTCTTCTACCGATGCCGGTCAGGTATCCACCTATCTGCCACTTCTGGCAAAAGCGTTAAAGCAAAAAGGTAAGCATATGCTGGTGCACTTTGCTGATACCGTGCAGGAGCGCGCCCGTCTTATTGAAGAACTTAATGGTCGCCATTGTGAAGCCATAATTGCGCTGGGTGGCGAGTTGCCTGAATCGGTCGACGATAAGGTGATTGCCATTGATACCAGAGTGAGCTCGCACCACAGAGCTATTGGTTACGACTATCATTTTGCCTGCGAAAGTGCCTGCCGTTATCTGTCCAGTCAGGGGCACACCAGTATCGCCATCGTGCTTGATGACAGAGGCATTGCATCGCAGCAGGTTCTGGAAGGGTATAAAACCTCTCTTCAGAATATGGCGATTCCCATCAACCGCCAGCTGATTGTAGAAGCAGAGGGTGATGCCGAGCAGGCAATGCTGACTCTGCTTAACAGTTATCATCCATTCACTGCTCTGATTGTTATGCGCGACAGTCAGGCAGCCATTGCCATGAAACTTCTGAAAGATTTCAATCTGGCAACGCCTCAGGAAGTGTCCATTATGTCCCTGGAGAACTCTTCACTGGCGAGCCAGTTAACTCCGGCGCTGACCTGTATCAGTTACCCGTCAGAAAAACTGGTGGAAGCGGCGATTGCCCAATTAGATGAGAGTGTCGGAAGTAAGCCGGTTTCTGAGCAGCCTCTGATTGCGGGTAAGTTGGTTGCGAGAGAGTCTGTAGTAAACCGGCGATAA
- the chbA gene encoding PTS N,N'-diacetylchitobiose transporter subunit IIA, which yields MDLEEQVMGIIINAGQSRSLCYEALRHAKQGEFTEAEGLMKEAQEYANKAHLVQTQLIEADEGEGKTQMTLVMVHAQDHLMTSMLAKELVTELIELHKRCS from the coding sequence ATGGATTTAGAAGAGCAGGTAATGGGCATCATTATCAATGCCGGTCAGTCGAGAAGCTTATGTTATGAAGCACTTCGTCATGCCAAACAGGGTGAATTTACCGAAGCGGAAGGGCTGATGAAAGAAGCGCAGGAGTACGCAAACAAAGCGCATCTTGTGCAGACTCAGTTAATTGAAGCCGATGAAGGTGAAGGTAAAACCCAAATGACTCTGGTCATGGTTCACGCTCAGGATCATCTGATGACTTCGATGCTGGCAAAAGAGCTGGTGACAGAGCTGATAGAGCTACATAAAAGGTGTAGTTAA
- a CDS encoding glycoside hydrolase family 1 protein: MKYAFPENFYWGSAASATQTEGAAFEGGKADSIWDHWFKTQPNRFHNQVPATEASTFYQNYQSDIQLMKDIGHNSFRTSISWSRLIPDGTGEVNQEAVAFYNNVIDELVKQDIEPFICLFHFDMPMAMQEIGGFESREVLDAYERYAEICFKLFGDRVKHWFTFNEPIVPVEGGYLYDFHYPNVVDFKRAATVAYHTILAHAKAVKKYRSLNLDGQIGIILNLTPSYPRSENPADKEASRICDLMFNRSFLDPAVKGEYPQELVELLKEHDQLPQVEAGDCELVAGGKIDLLGINYYMPRRVKARDSAVNPDAPFMPERFFDYYEMPGRKMNPHRGWEIYEKGVYDILVNVRDNYGNLPCYISENGMGVEGEEKFLENGQIQDDYRIDFIRDHLSWLHKGIEEGANCIGYHLWTFIDNWSWSNAYKNRYGFYRLDLDTQQRSVKKSGEWFAKVSHDNGFD; this comes from the coding sequence ATGAAATACGCATTTCCGGAAAACTTTTACTGGGGCAGCGCCGCATCGGCAACTCAGACTGAAGGCGCGGCTTTTGAAGGTGGTAAGGCAGACAGCATCTGGGACCACTGGTTTAAAACCCAGCCTAACCGGTTCCACAATCAGGTTCCGGCAACGGAAGCATCAACCTTTTACCAGAACTACCAGAGTGATATTCAGCTGATGAAGGATATCGGTCATAACAGTTTCCGTACCTCGATTTCCTGGTCTCGCTTAATTCCAGACGGAACCGGTGAAGTGAATCAGGAAGCAGTCGCTTTTTATAACAATGTGATTGATGAGCTGGTAAAGCAGGATATTGAACCATTTATCTGCCTGTTCCATTTCGATATGCCAATGGCAATGCAGGAAATAGGCGGTTTTGAAAGCCGTGAAGTGCTGGATGCCTACGAGCGCTATGCGGAAATCTGTTTCAAGCTGTTTGGTGACCGGGTTAAGCACTGGTTTACCTTTAACGAGCCTATCGTTCCGGTAGAAGGTGGTTACCTTTACGATTTCCATTATCCGAATGTGGTGGACTTTAAGCGTGCGGCAACCGTGGCTTATCACACCATTCTTGCCCATGCAAAAGCGGTGAAAAAGTATCGCTCGCTGAATCTGGATGGACAGATTGGCATCATTCTGAATCTGACACCTTCTTATCCCCGCTCTGAGAATCCGGCAGATAAAGAAGCTTCAAGAATCTGTGATTTGATGTTTAACCGCAGCTTCCTTGATCCGGCGGTAAAAGGGGAATATCCGCAGGAGTTGGTTGAGTTGCTAAAAGAACATGACCAACTGCCGCAAGTGGAAGCGGGTGATTGCGAGCTTGTTGCTGGCGGAAAAATCGATCTTCTGGGTATTAACTACTACATGCCAAGAAGGGTGAAAGCCCGTGACAGTGCGGTGAATCCGGATGCGCCATTTATGCCTGAGCGTTTCTTTGATTACTACGAAATGCCGGGCCGCAAGATGAACCCGCACCGTGGCTGGGAAATCTATGAAAAAGGTGTGTATGACATTTTGGTTAATGTTCGTGATAACTACGGCAACCTGCCTTGTTATATCTCTGAAAACGGTATGGGCGTGGAAGGTGAAGAGAAGTTCCTTGAGAACGGACAGATCCAGGATGATTACCGGATTGATTTTATCCGGGACCATTTAAGCTGGCTTCACAAAGGGATTGAAGAAGGCGCAAACTGCATCGGCTATCACTTATGGACTTTTATTGATAACTGGTCCTGGAGCAACGCCTATAAGAACCGTTACGGTTTCTATCGCCTTGATCTGGACACTCAGCAGCGCAGTGTGAAAAAGAGCGGTGAATGGTTTGCCAAAGTATCGCATGACAACGGTTTTGATTAA
- a CDS encoding PTS sugar transporter subunit IIC, with protein MSTLYNKMVNVIEQKVTPIAGKLGQQKYVTSIRDGFIAALPFMIVGSFMLVFIFPPFSADTTWGFARAWLDFSEAYRDELMLPFNLSMGVMTIFISVGIASSLARHHNLDPVTTGLLSLMSFLLVAAPLEGGQISMQYFSGQGIFTAIITAIYSTEVYAYLKRNKVTIKLPPEVPTGVARSFEILIPVLVIILTLHPLNLFIEAQTGKIIPEAIMSLVQPLVAASDSLPAVLLAVLVCQILWFAGIHGALIVTGIMNPFWMANLSVNQAAMAAGEAIPHIFVQGFWDHYLLIGGVGSTLPLAFLLMRSKAVHLRTIGKMGVVPGLFNINEPILFGAPIIMNPVFFLPFILVPMINATLAWFATDLGIIERVVSLTPWTTPGPIGASWAANWAFSPVIMCVICMSMAAIMYLPFLKAYEKQLLEQDAEKAKEAQAQGQPVTA; from the coding sequence ATGAGTACTCTATATAACAAAATGGTCAATGTGATCGAACAAAAGGTAACACCAATAGCCGGTAAGCTCGGCCAGCAGAAATACGTAACTTCTATTCGTGACGGATTTATCGCGGCACTGCCGTTTATGATTGTCGGCTCATTTATGCTGGTGTTTATTTTTCCTCCGTTTTCTGCGGATACCACCTGGGGCTTCGCAAGAGCCTGGCTTGATTTTTCAGAGGCCTACCGCGATGAACTAATGTTGCCGTTTAACCTGAGCATGGGGGTAATGACCATCTTTATATCCGTCGGGATAGCTTCCAGTCTTGCACGCCACCATAATCTGGATCCGGTAACGACAGGCCTGCTGTCTCTGATGTCATTTTTGCTGGTTGCAGCTCCGCTTGAAGGTGGACAGATTTCCATGCAGTACTTTTCAGGGCAGGGTATTTTTACCGCGATCATTACTGCTATCTACTCGACAGAAGTTTATGCCTATCTGAAACGTAACAAGGTGACTATTAAGCTTCCGCCTGAAGTCCCGACTGGTGTTGCGCGTTCGTTTGAAATCCTGATCCCTGTACTGGTGATTATCCTGACTCTGCACCCTCTGAACCTGTTTATTGAAGCCCAGACAGGCAAGATTATTCCTGAAGCAATTATGTCACTGGTTCAGCCATTAGTTGCGGCCTCTGACTCGCTTCCTGCGGTACTGCTGGCTGTGCTTGTTTGTCAGATTCTTTGGTTTGCCGGTATCCACGGCGCTCTGATTGTTACCGGTATTATGAACCCGTTCTGGATGGCGAACCTGTCAGTAAACCAGGCAGCGATGGCGGCGGGTGAAGCGATTCCACATATTTTCGTTCAGGGTTTCTGGGACCACTACCTGCTTATCGGTGGCGTAGGTTCAACATTACCACTGGCCTTCCTGCTTATGCGCAGTAAAGCGGTTCACCTGAGAACGATTGGTAAAATGGGTGTTGTACCAGGGCTGTTTAATATCAACGAACCTATCCTGTTTGGTGCGCCGATTATTATGAACCCAGTGTTCTTCCTGCCATTTATTCTGGTGCCTATGATTAACGCAACCCTTGCATGGTTTGCAACCGACCTTGGAATCATTGAGCGAGTGGTATCACTGACACCATGGACAACACCAGGCCCTATTGGTGCGTCATGGGCGGCTAACTGGGCGTTCAGTCCGGTAATCATGTGCGTAATCTGTATGTCGATGGCTGCAATTATGTACCTGCCATTCCTGAAAGCGTACGAGAAACAGCTGCTTGAGCAGGACGCAGAAAAAGCAAAAGAGGCACAGGCGCAAGGCCAGCCGGTAACCGCTTAA
- a CDS encoding PTS sugar transporter subunit IIB, producing MKKIMLCCSAGMSTSLLVKKMLASAQERGIEADIKAFGAAEFNEQVSNYEVVLLGPQVKYMQQDLQKVADNHGIKVEPIDMMDYGMQRGDKVLDFALGLIG from the coding sequence ATGAAAAAGATAATGCTTTGCTGCTCGGCTGGAATGTCGACCTCGCTTTTGGTGAAAAAGATGCTGGCATCGGCGCAGGAGAGAGGTATTGAGGCAGATATCAAAGCCTTTGGCGCTGCGGAATTTAATGAGCAGGTTTCCAACTATGAAGTGGTTCTGCTTGGACCTCAGGTGAAGTATATGCAACAGGATCTGCAGAAGGTTGCGGATAACCATGGAATCAAGGTGGAGCCTATCGACATGATGGATTACGGCATGCAGCGAGGTGACAAAGTTCTGGATTTTGCTTTGGGCCTGATTGGCTAA
- a CDS encoding PTS transporter subunit EIIC has product MDHSFIRLLASNIEQYMTPLARLLARNAHLVALRDGFQLAMPFIFVGCMFVPLIFPPISDQSSWLGMAWDNLSLTLRPVLLPTYQLTMGVVGLIVSFGIAGSLAKQYSLPERLSGLTGCMAFLMLAGFHGADAQNIRYLGGAGLFSAIIASFYAIEIIRLFVKKGWVISMPEDVPILTLQSFKLMIPIMAVMLSLSLFNAYLSETTGYLFPQLIEQAFQPLVLASDSLVAILISILICQLLWFVGIHGALIVTGIMNPFWMSNLLANQEAMEAGQEVLPHIYLPAFWDFFILIGGVGSTLPLVYLAIKSRSNHLKSVGKVGALPALFNINEPILFGFPVIMNPLFIAPFVLVPMLNAIIAWYLTSAGILERVVMMIPWSVPAPIGAAWASNGSIINALMVLLAMVNSYFIYLPFFRAHEKAMIEQEIKRASRSEK; this is encoded by the coding sequence ATGGACCATTCATTTATAAGATTACTGGCAAGCAATATTGAGCAGTATATGACTCCCCTCGCCCGGTTACTGGCCCGTAACGCTCATCTGGTTGCGCTTCGTGACGGGTTTCAGTTAGCCATGCCGTTTATCTTTGTTGGCTGCATGTTTGTTCCTCTGATTTTCCCGCCAATTTCTGATCAAAGCTCCTGGCTGGGAATGGCATGGGATAACCTTTCCCTGACTTTACGGCCGGTACTTCTGCCCACTTATCAACTGACTATGGGTGTTGTGGGATTAATTGTCTCCTTTGGGATCGCAGGCTCACTGGCAAAACAGTATTCACTACCTGAGCGCCTTTCCGGACTGACCGGCTGTATGGCGTTTCTTATGCTGGCAGGTTTTCATGGCGCGGATGCACAGAACATCCGTTACCTCGGCGGTGCCGGGCTGTTTTCTGCCATTATCGCCAGCTTTTATGCCATTGAGATAATAAGACTATTTGTGAAGAAAGGCTGGGTGATTTCTATGCCGGAAGACGTACCTATTCTGACTCTGCAAAGCTTTAAACTCATGATTCCAATCATGGCAGTCATGCTGAGCCTTTCTTTGTTTAACGCCTACCTTAGTGAAACAACAGGCTATCTGTTTCCTCAGTTAATAGAACAAGCATTCCAGCCTCTGGTACTGGCATCAGACAGCCTTGTTGCCATCTTAATTTCTATACTGATCTGCCAGTTGCTCTGGTTTGTCGGTATCCACGGCGCACTGATTGTCACCGGTATAATGAATCCTTTCTGGATGTCTAATCTTTTGGCTAACCAAGAGGCCATGGAAGCGGGTCAGGAAGTTCTGCCCCATATTTATCTGCCCGCTTTCTGGGACTTTTTTATTCTTATCGGAGGAGTCGGCTCTACCCTGCCTCTGGTTTATCTGGCAATCAAAAGCCGTTCAAATCATCTGAAGTCAGTGGGAAAAGTGGGCGCACTACCTGCGCTTTTTAATATCAATGAACCGATTCTGTTCGGTTTTCCGGTGATTATGAACCCGCTGTTTATTGCACCTTTTGTGCTGGTTCCCATGTTAAATGCCATTATCGCCTGGTACCTCACCTCTGCCGGAATTCTGGAACGAGTGGTTATGATGATCCCATGGTCTGTGCCCGCTCCAATCGGAGCAGCATGGGCATCTAACGGCAGCATAATCAATGCACTTATGGTCTTACTGGCGATGGTCAACTCTTACTTTATCTACCTGCCGTTTTTCAGAGCGCATGAGAAAGCCATGATAGAGCAAGAAATAAAAAGAGCATCCCGGTCAGAAAAGTAA
- a CDS encoding family 1 glycosylhydrolase, giving the protein MVQFPEDFLWGGAIAANQVEGAYDLNGKGLSTADMQPSGILSPHQTREERTTGIKDVAIDFYNRYPEDIALFKEMGFNCLRLSIAWTRIFPNGDELEPNEEGLAYYDRIFDELAKHDIQPFVTLSHYEMPYALVENYGGWGNRKLIEFFERYVTAVCERYKQKVKMWLTFNEINMSLHAPFTGVGLQEDATEQEIYQAIHHQLVANAKAVKVCQRVVPNGKIGNMLLGAINYPYTCNPDDVIAAMHENNKWLFFGDVQTRGKYPGYMLRYFRENDINIEMETGDLETIASASVDFISFSYYASGCASADPKQKEVGNIVDSVPNPYLEKSQWGWLIDPKGLRILLNFLHDRYQKPLFIVENGLGARDEIDENGEIQDDYRIAYLNDHLVQAREAIADGVELMGFTSWGPIDLVANSTAEMSKRYGYIYVDRHDDGSGTLVRKRKKSFSWYQEVIKTQGRSLT; this is encoded by the coding sequence ATGGTTCAGTTTCCTGAGGATTTTTTATGGGGCGGCGCTATCGCAGCCAATCAGGTAGAAGGCGCTTACGATCTTAATGGTAAGGGGCTTTCCACAGCGGATATGCAGCCATCCGGGATCCTTAGCCCTCATCAGACCCGTGAGGAAAGAACAACCGGAATAAAAGATGTTGCCATCGATTTTTATAACCGCTACCCAGAAGACATTGCCCTGTTTAAAGAGATGGGTTTTAACTGCTTACGGCTTTCAATCGCCTGGACCCGCATCTTTCCTAATGGTGATGAGCTGGAGCCAAATGAAGAAGGCCTTGCTTATTATGACCGGATCTTTGATGAGCTGGCGAAGCATGATATTCAGCCGTTTGTCACTTTGTCTCACTACGAAATGCCTTACGCGCTGGTAGAAAACTACGGCGGCTGGGGCAACAGAAAGCTTATCGAGTTTTTTGAGCGTTATGTGACGGCGGTTTGTGAGCGCTACAAGCAGAAAGTGAAAATGTGGCTGACCTTTAATGAGATCAATATGTCACTGCACGCGCCATTTACCGGTGTTGGTTTGCAGGAGGATGCAACAGAGCAGGAAATCTATCAGGCGATCCACCACCAGCTTGTGGCCAATGCGAAAGCGGTGAAGGTTTGTCAGCGTGTTGTGCCAAACGGAAAGATCGGCAATATGCTGCTTGGGGCGATCAATTACCCATACACCTGTAACCCAGACGATGTGATTGCGGCCATGCATGAAAACAACAAGTGGCTGTTCTTTGGTGATGTGCAAACCAGAGGCAAATACCCGGGCTATATGCTGCGTTACTTCCGTGAGAACGATATTAATATCGAAATGGAAACGGGCGATCTTGAAACCATCGCCAGCGCATCCGTCGACTTTATTTCATTTAGCTATTACGCCAGCGGTTGCGCCAGTGCTGACCCTAAACAAAAAGAGGTTGGCAATATCGTAGACAGCGTACCAAACCCGTATCTTGAGAAAAGTCAGTGGGGCTGGTTAATTGACCCTAAAGGGCTTCGCATTCTGCTGAACTTCCTGCATGACCGCTATCAGAAGCCGCTGTTTATCGTTGAAAACGGCCTTGGTGCCAGAGATGAAATCGACGAAAACGGTGAGATTCAGGATGATTACCGTATCGCTTATCTCAATGATCACCTTGTTCAGGCAAGAGAAGCCATAGCGGACGGGGTAGAGCTGATGGGCTTTACCAGTTGGGGACCAATAGACCTTGTTGCGAACTCAACCGCTGAAATGAGCAAGCGTTACGGGTATATCTACGTAGACCGCCATGATGACGGCTCAGGTACTCTGGTTCGCAAGCGTAAAAAGAGCTTTAGCTGGTATCAGGAAGTGATTAAGACGCAAGGCCGTTCATTGACCTGA
- a CDS encoding alpha/beta fold hydrolase, with product MKKISMTLAVFLTSLLLGCTGSVTGATRFQSDDQVVVLAHGLGRSDIAMWRFTQRLEDAGYLVCTLDYSTIGESVETVLDTTTQQIDACVSSAPKVHFIGHSLGGLVIRSYLQNHKQFIESDRLGEVVLVGTPNKGSELADHYDGSWLMDIGGGISKALVTGENSLGNQLEELDINIGIIAGTKSTGLTEDVFHGPNDGLVSVESTKLSNMSDFVAIEVGHSSMRYNQEVAEQAIYFLQHGSFEHHSFQPQG from the coding sequence ATGAAAAAGATATCGATGACGCTTGCTGTTTTTTTGACTTCTCTGCTCTTGGGCTGTACTGGCTCAGTAACGGGTGCGACCCGGTTCCAGTCTGACGATCAGGTAGTGGTGCTTGCTCATGGCCTGGGGCGCAGCGATATCGCCATGTGGCGCTTTACTCAGAGATTAGAAGATGCGGGATATCTGGTTTGTACCCTTGACTATTCAACGATAGGTGAAAGCGTAGAGACAGTTCTGGACACGACAACACAGCAGATAGATGCATGCGTCTCATCCGCTCCTAAGGTGCATTTTATTGGTCACTCACTGGGTGGCCTGGTGATTCGATCTTACCTGCAAAACCATAAACAGTTTATCGAAAGTGATCGCCTTGGAGAGGTAGTGCTGGTTGGAACGCCAAATAAAGGCAGTGAGCTTGCCGATCACTATGACGGCTCATGGCTGATGGATATTGGTGGCGGGATCAGTAAGGCGCTGGTCACCGGTGAGAATAGCTTAGGTAACCAGTTGGAAGAGCTGGATATCAACATTGGTATTATCGCCGGAACCAAAAGCACAGGTCTGACTGAGGATGTTTTCCACGGACCTAATGACGGCCTGGTGTCGGTAGAGTCAACAAAGCTGAGCAATATGAGTGATTTTGTTGCTATTGAAGTCGGTCATTCCAGCATGCGCTACAACCAGGAAGTGGCAGAGCAGGCCATTTACTTTTTGCAGCATGGTAGTTTCGAGCATCACAGTTTTCAACCTCAGGGGTAA
- a CDS encoding Crp/Fnr family transcriptional regulator, with protein MDNTQYIWQELKPYAKKLDLKKKDILIEEGRIGKQLYYVNEGCLRSWFNHDGKDVSFQFFLEGQFVSSFESLMFREPSPYTIESILPSVVYAMPVDTFKAKIQSSHELKDAAFQIIADRLRHYQRLFLSRIKDTPQERYQELIAQQPELIRMIPQHYIASYLGITSVSLSRIRCRKTDN; from the coding sequence TTGGACAATACACAATACATATGGCAAGAACTGAAACCATATGCGAAAAAGCTAGACTTGAAGAAAAAAGACATCTTGATTGAGGAAGGAAGAATCGGAAAACAGCTATATTACGTTAACGAGGGCTGTCTTAGATCTTGGTTTAATCACGATGGAAAGGACGTATCTTTTCAGTTTTTCCTCGAAGGTCAATTTGTCTCGTCATTTGAAAGTTTAATGTTTCGTGAACCAAGCCCCTATACTATCGAGAGTATCTTACCTTCTGTTGTTTACGCCATGCCAGTAGATACTTTTAAAGCTAAAATTCAAAGCTCCCATGAATTGAAAGATGCCGCTTTTCAGATTATTGCTGATCGTTTGCGTCATTATCAAAGGTTGTTCCTTTCGCGGATTAAAGATACTCCACAGGAAAGGTATCAAGAATTGATTGCTCAACAACCTGAACTTATTCGCATGATTCCTCAACACTACATAGCGTCGTATCTTGGTATTACTTCCGTATCCTTAAGCCGAATCAGGTGTCGAAAAACGGATAATTGA
- a CDS encoding NAD(P)H-dependent oxidoreductase: MRVLVVFNHPYDGSFCNSILESVKSGLSEGCHEIDLIHLDKDQFDPVMRAKDLQAFTLARTEPERAYALLDEQVLDYKDRIERADHMVFIFPIWWELMPALTKGFIDKLVFPGIAYDYNEKGTRMFSKLSKLQSVTMITTMNTPSVAYRLLFGNAIKKAFLLGTFWKIGIKKRKWINLTYVKFTTDKKRAKWLGDISTHFSTI, translated from the coding sequence ATGCGTGTATTAGTTGTATTTAACCATCCTTATGACGGGAGCTTCTGTAATTCCATCCTTGAATCTGTAAAAAGTGGCTTATCGGAAGGTTGCCATGAAATCGATTTAATCCACTTGGACAAAGATCAGTTTGACCCCGTAATGAGAGCAAAAGACTTACAGGCATTTACACTAGCCAGAACTGAGCCTGAAAGAGCTTATGCACTTTTGGATGAGCAAGTGTTAGATTACAAGGATCGAATAGAACGAGCAGACCATATGGTATTTATATTCCCAATTTGGTGGGAACTCATGCCTGCTTTGACCAAAGGATTTATCGACAAACTAGTTTTTCCTGGTATCGCGTACGACTACAACGAAAAGGGAACCAGAATGTTCTCTAAACTTAGTAAATTACAAAGCGTGACAATGATTACAACAATGAATACTCCATCGGTCGCTTATCGACTGCTTTTCGGAAATGCAATTAAAAAAGCGTTTCTGCTCGGTACATTTTGGAAAATTGGGATCAAGAAACGCAAATGGATAAATCTTACCTACGTGAAGTTCACCACCGATAAAAAAAGAGCGAAATGGTTAGGAGATATCAGCACGCATTTTTCAACTATCTAA
- a CDS encoding type II toxin-antitoxin system CcdA family antitoxin, which produces MRNAFNTQAPKKAANLSLNSELLAEAKRLNINLSATMEKALEKEVSQRLKAEWLKQNAEAIEACNELTETHGLFSDSYRVF; this is translated from the coding sequence ATGAGAAATGCATTTAATACACAGGCACCAAAAAAAGCGGCAAATTTAAGCTTGAACAGTGAGTTACTTGCAGAAGCTAAGCGCCTAAATATTAACCTTTCAGCAACAATGGAAAAAGCACTTGAAAAAGAAGTGAGCCAGCGCCTTAAAGCTGAGTGGTTAAAGCAAAATGCAGAAGCTATCGAAGCATGTAACGAGTTGACCGAAACACATGGGCTATTTTCCGATTCTTACAGGGTATTTTAA
- a CDS encoding CcdB family protein: MSQFELYKNNDKSTATAYPYFVDIQNELLDTLNTRLVIPLTPVELLEKKVPSHLCPIVHINEGDFVILTHQMASIPTKNLKEPVNELSTFRNEIISAIDFLITGI; encoded by the coding sequence ATGTCACAGTTTGAATTGTATAAAAATAACGACAAGAGTACGGCAACCGCTTATCCTTACTTTGTTGATATACAAAATGAACTTCTTGATACGCTAAATACTAGGCTTGTCATTCCGTTGACGCCAGTAGAGTTGCTGGAGAAAAAGGTGCCAAGTCATTTGTGTCCGATAGTTCACATAAATGAGGGAGACTTCGTAATTCTGACACACCAGATGGCAAGCATCCCTACAAAAAACTTAAAAGAACCAGTTAATGAACTAAGTACGTTTAGAAATGAGATCATCTCTGCCATCGATTTTTTGATTACAGGCATATAA
- a CDS encoding transporter substrate-binding domain-containing protein produces the protein MSSLILILSFLISQLSYAQNPIVVAINKDAPPTPAVKAVLKRAYQLAGVPVVFTDIPHRRSVLYVNGGRADAEAFRVKGIEKKFHNLVMVDVPLRTDLMHLYVKRDKVFNLDGFESIPKDYTVSYRRGVLFAEYALNAQQLNTNQFTSSDQVAMHLESGRSDAVILGHIGDELFEMLGAINVVRLEPAIHKTVLYHYVHKKHIKLLPLLTEALKQMHENGEIEEINNRIPVIDD, from the coding sequence ATGAGTTCCTTAATTTTAATTCTGTCGTTTCTGATTTCACAGCTGAGTTACGCTCAAAATCCTATTGTTGTCGCAATTAACAAAGATGCACCTCCTACGCCTGCAGTTAAAGCTGTATTAAAGCGCGCCTACCAATTAGCTGGCGTGCCGGTTGTATTTACAGATATTCCTCATAGGCGTAGTGTTCTCTATGTAAATGGGGGGCGTGCTGACGCTGAAGCATTTCGGGTAAAAGGGATTGAAAAAAAGTTTCATAACCTTGTGATGGTAGATGTGCCACTTAGAACAGATCTAATGCATCTCTATGTTAAGAGAGACAAAGTTTTCAATTTAGATGGCTTTGAGAGCATCCCTAAAGACTATACGGTAAGTTATAGAAGAGGTGTTCTTTTCGCTGAATATGCTTTAAACGCGCAACAGTTGAATACCAACCAGTTTACTTCTTCAGACCAAGTGGCAATGCATCTTGAGTCTGGACGCAGCGATGCAGTGATTCTGGGGCATATCGGAGATGAGTTGTTTGAAATGTTGGGGGCGATAAATGTTGTTCGCTTAGAGCCTGCCATTCACAAAACCGTTCTCTATCACTATGTCCATAAGAAACATATCAAATTACTGCCCTTGTTAACTGAGGCATTGAAGCAGATGCATGAAAATGGTGAGATTGAGGAAATCAATAATCGAATACCTGTCATTGATGATTAG